TCTTATGGATTCACATGCAGAAGGTTTCTCAAAGTTCATTAGACAAGGCCTGATGAAATAGCTTTTGGGCAATATCCTGAAAACTGTTATATGTCTGAATCTTAACTGGATGCAAAACAGTGGCAAAAACGCCCAAAACTGACCTGGAAGTGCACAAGCTTTGCCAGATTTGGATCAGCAATGAACACTTGGTGAAGATGTGAACAAATGAGGCAGTGAATTTCCCGCAGATTGTTTTGGGCTTCTTCCTTCCCCTGAAAAACAGTTGGAAACATTGTAGAATTATAGCAAATATGCACGAATCTTGAACAATCACACCATACTTAAGTTTCCCTCGAAAAGGTACATCAAGGTAGTTGATATCAATGAGTACTGTGTTCTTTTCCATACAGGAAatgaggttgtgactttgtcccgccagatgagacaaagtcacatcctgTCCTCTCTACATTACATGCCACAAACATTCGCTCTGTTCTTGTATACGCACTTTGTTACTTACTTCagtgcaacatgatggtttaagccatTAAAAGCGTGGAAAATGCTGGCCTTCTATAACAAAATTAACATAAGATTTAAGCTCACCTTCTCCTCAGGCCTTGGCAAACATGCCTCGAGCAGGATCTGAACTGCAGTACTCTCCTGAGTGGCTATGAGGGCGTTCTTCAACTCTTCCCTCTCCTGATTGGCAGTGCTAGGTCCATTCTTCTCCTGGATAGGGTTTGTGAGACAGTGAGACGTCAGGTAGGCCCGCGACGCCTGAAGGTAGGACAACAACGTCCGGAGCACTATCTCTAGAATAGGCGGACACCTGAATACTCTGACGTCACACCTGAGCACAATCAGTGGATCTACTGTCATGTCATCCTCGGTGTAAGGAAGGCCTTTTTGCATGCCATTGGACCTGAGGGCATTGACCGTCATCACTCTCAACCTGTAATTAAGAATAACCAACTTTTACTACATTTTACTCTTAATGCCCATCTAACTCTAAATTTACAATTTCGCTTAGGGTGCTGATCTGGAAGAGATGAACAACCCAGGTAGATGAACTCACCTTCTTGTCATGACGGTATTGAACTGCACCCAAATATTCTGAACGAGATCCTGAAGTTTTCGAGGGACCTTCTCCTCCAAAAGTTTTGGAAGATTTTCGATGATCACGTCTGCATTTTTGATGATTTCTGCCATGGGCAGGGACTGGAGATATTCTAACTGCATCAAGAGTGGGGTTGAGGACTCACCCAGACAATCAAATGCTGCAAGAAAAGAAAAGATGTTAAATAGTCTAATGCACGTTTAGATGGACAGACGTGATGAATAACCACATTGTCAATAGAAGTAACCCCCCAAATGTGTTCCTATCCAGCTTCTTCTACTTCATGGTCACTCAGTTAGGTGTATTCTTTATCTGTTTCAATACTATGCTTTGTCCTTGCTCTAggttgattttattttttggtcCAGATTCTAAGATTCTCACCTTGCTGAATGGTTTTGCCATTACAAACAGAAACATTGAGATTAACGGGATGGTGGGGACCTTTCACATCGAAATGAAGCTcttcatccaaccagtcctgtaCCAGACACAGGTGAGGGAAGTGGGTCGCCAATAACCTTGAGGAGGACAAAATCAACAAATACAGTAAAATCTGAATTATTACCACAGCATAGCATCACACAATCTGAAAACCGTCACTGTTGAGCTAGACCCCTTTCTTGCACAGCATGCACCTAGCTGTTCTCACATAGGACATAGCCTGTTTTTTCACAAACACAAGCTTCTATGGACTGTCAAGAAGGGAGCAGGTGTTCATATTCAGACTTTATCACTAAATCCAAAGTGACTGTCTGCAACTCGGTACATGCACATCTTGTGTGATGTAGTAATAATACCATGGTCTTGCAGAAGTGGTTCTGTCAACTACAGCAATGTGACCTTTCTTCAACACCCTGGTTCATCAGAAGACTTTCTTCAATACTTACTTTAGCATTGGTGAGAAGAGACCAGCATAGAGTTGTTGCTCTCGCTGGGCCTGCTGCAGAAGGTACTTGATCGGGAGCTGTGATATGAGGTTTTGGGAATACCTCTTCACCCTTCTACTTGAAGCCACTGAAATTCATGTGAAAGCATATCAGAATACCATACAATGAGGTGATTGGCGAATTCACTTTCCCTCCTCTGATGAGTCCCAGTCAAAAGTCTTGTAAGGATTTAGAATAATTAGGTAGAATCCCCAAATGAAATTAATAAAGTGATAATATTTAcctattgatttcatgttaCTCATGAGGCAGTCTTCATACAACAGAATGTAATACAACATCAGAAGCTGAGATGTGAAACTATCCAAGTTATTCGTGTCCGAATCAACTTCCATGGCATCTGCCTGGCTTGTTTTCATCAAGGCTGAGCTCTTAAATATGCTGATGATTTCTTCCTCAGTGAACGGTTCATTCGTGTGACCAGCTGTTTTGATGCTTGGCATGAGGATACTCGTGATGAATGTCTCAATCAGGGGCGGCAGTAAGGGATGCAGGGGAGGGGCCGAAGAGCAAATTTGCCGGTATATCCAATCCTGTGAGAAGAAAGAGATTGTCCTTGTAGTTATACTTTTCTTTGCTTTCAATTCTAGCCAAAAATTCAAAAGATCTGGAACAGCGTGTGGAGTTCATTAAGAGAGCATAACTTTTTGTGAGTTCTCACCAAACCTTTCTCGGATCCAAACAAAACTAACACAACTTTCAACAGATTTCTAGACACAATCTGATTGGGCCACTCATGACAGAGGAAAAAATATGTCCACAGTTCGCTATCTGATACCGACCTTGATTGGAACTTTGTGCTTGGAAAATGCTCGACTCTTCAGCAACTGGAATATGCAGTGAATAGGGAGAAATCCTGCCAGGTCAGCATTCAAGCGTGGAGTGACTGCTACTTTGACTGCATGACTAGTCACCACCTGTAATATCAAGAAATCAGCATAAACAACAGGATCATTTCCAATAGAGACAGTAATCAGAAACAAATTTCCCAAAGTACGTGTACATCAATTCTCTTAGTACAGCAACTTAAATTCAGAAAGAAATGGCAAGAAATGTCACCTCAAATTCGTTCACCAGAATTGTATTATTGAAAAACTCTGAAATTCTACGAATAAATTCATTGAAACTGAAGAAAGATATACCTGTTCATTAAATATATCCTGTGTGAATATCTGCTTCAATCTGGACAATGCGTTTGCCTTCACAGCACTCTTCATCCCCAAGGTCGTACACACCAACTCGGCAATAGCTTGGGTCTGATTGCCATGGAAATGGATCGCTATCAGGAACAGCATCTCACCAAATGATGCAGCAACGCCACTAGCACTGGAAAACAGAATAAAGCATTAgttgtgtttcaggggttattTGGTGTTTGCTGTAATCAAACAACTCATCTAACGCCTCCTGTAAGGATCAGGGACATGGACAATCACCAGGGCGGACAAGAGATGACTCGTAACCTTTGACTGCCAATGCCTCGGGAGGAACTTGAGGGTTTGGGGTTCCATCCGTTCTAGTCTTGCTAGCTGAACTCAAGGTTCAACATCAAATATCCTCTATTATAAAAATGACATGCACCTTCACCAATTGACTTTACAAAATCCTTACATTTCAAATTTCGATTCCTCTTTCACAAGCCACTTGATCCATTCAACTGCTGTTCTCTCTGGTTCTTGGCCACTGCAATGAAAAATAGTGTAGAAATGATGTGATGTATGATGTTCCTGGTATATTTGCTGTAAAAGAAAAGATTCGTTTCATCATAGCTAGTTATTTGGATCATTGCAATACAGTTAAAAGTTGAACAAGAGTTCAGGCTTGCAATTGGCAATCGAATCACAAGAGAAGCCATAAGAATACAGCTAATTACCTTATTAGCTGAGGACATCCAATGAGCATACACAGACCAAGTGTCACCAATCGGACACCACCCAGGGATGGCGGTGGATGGCATGTGACAAGGCGCAGCAGGGCTTTGCTTTCATCATCACTGAACCTGGAAAAGAATCAACAATGATAAATTTCTGTTTCAAAAATATAGAATGTAACAGAAGGGTATCATTTATGCTTATTGATGTTATCAGATTGTTATGGACttgttttcacaaaaatttTGGCGGCGTCTTCAATTACAAAAGGGACACAATGTTAACCACATTAGCATGTTGAATTGAAAGAGGTCACTAACCTCAATCCAGCTATTCCTTTCAATGCACAGTAAAGCCTGGTAAAGGCACTAGCCTGCACAATATGTTCTTCTGGGAGTTTATTGGAGCCCTCTTTGAACAACTTGTTCAGTTCTTGAAGGAGATGTTGGCGAAGGAAGGACAGCGTGGATGGGGAAGTctcctttttctgaaaaattcaaaattataatACATGGCCAACATATACAGCTGGAATAGAACAGAATACAACACAAACAAGTACCCCGGCTTTGTTTCAGGGAGATCATCTGCAACCCTAACTCAGTAGTTTATAAGATATTCTGGATTTTCATAAGCAGCTTTTTATGGAATTCAATGATATTCAAAAATGCACCAGTAAACTTATTCATACTTACTTTTTGTCCATTGCGTACAAACTGAGCAAACCAATTCCTGACATTTGTATCACTGCCCAGGAGTAACCCACTGATAAAGGAAACAAGCTCATTGACGCCACTGTCATCCTCCTCCCCGTCCTCCTCTGAGTGTTGACAATGATGCAGGGTCAGCTGGACCGCTAAGCTTGGCAGACGACAGTTACTAACACAGATTGCTCTGACATGAAGTATCTGAGCAGGGTTCATCTCACACAACATCTGAAGGGCGTCTGATCTCTTCCGGCCGCCTAATGACTCTTCCTCTTGTTTCTCCCCATTCATCACCAATGACGTACAAACTGCATACAAAAAGTCAAAGATAAATGAATCACAAAACTTACAGTTCATCAGCAAAATCTGAGTCAGAGTCAGATGCAATTCTTTGGAAGTGTCACCATGGGTCTAGAGTGTTGGTTTTCTCGGTTCTTCACATGCAGCAGTTACAAGATTACAATAACGTAATTGCAACTCACTTTCACAATAACAACCATTATGGTCTCGGTCAACCAAGCTAAAAATATCGGTCTGTAGGTAAGACATAGAAATAGTATCTCACCTTCAAGGAAACTATCAGGTGCATTTGCTACCAATCTACTTAACAACCAGTTGCCATTTTTCATGTGCAGCAATGTCTCAGACACATCAGTCATTGGCAGAAGGTTGGGCAACTCTgtaaaagaaagaaatgaaagtacatgtacatagtaataTGGTGTTCAAACAAATATGGTGGCAAACATTTTGCAAAGTTTTCTGAACTGAGCCTATCTCTTCAGGGTGCCAGTGCGCAACATGTTAAGTAGCGGGGTGTTTTATCAACACTTTCTCATATTTATACTACAGTAATTTCATAGGATGGGACAACCAGAATCAATAAACAAACATGTGTTCCCAAAACAAGTTTTCTCCAATCACCCAACCAGAATAGAAGTGTTTCAAATTAGCAAACAATAGTTTATTATCCAGTCTTACCAGCTTGTGCAATACACATGACATCAGACACCTCCTCAAGATAGACCTCACTATCAAACAAATCTGAAGACTTGGTGTAAAAGTCTGATCGAGGTTCACGAATCTGAAAGTATCATCAACGAAAGgtatttcaaaatcaatttaaaaCTTAAGTGTTCACACGAAAATAATAAAATTAAGTAAAGTATCTTTCAAATAGTTATCAAAGTTGTACACATCAAGACAAATGATTTTACCCACCTGCGACATAACAAATAAAAGTTCACTAAGAACAAGCCTAAGTTTCCTTGCTGCATCACTCctctcaaattcaattgcaaTCCCATGCTGTAGCTGGGAAATAAGGATGCTGTCATTCTGGCTTCCTCCTATTTTAGCTCTGAAAATGTCGAGAAGTTGTATTTAAGTTGTATTGCAAATAATACCTTAGCATAAAGGTGGTGACAATGCTTGGCCTATCAATTGGAAATCAATTGGTTATTGGAAATTGGAGGATTTAATAGTGATGGTTGTAATCGCAAACATAGACATCATCCCTGGCCGCTAAATGCTGTTCAAAAGAAATAAACCAGCATAAATGGTTTTTGTactagaaaaaaaattcagTCAATCAGCCTGTGGCAAAGCCTAGTTTAGTTGGGCAGGGGTCTGTACTAAAGCCAGTGGCCTGGACCTTACAAAGCCTTACGCCTACAGCCCGAGCCGAGGTCAAGATCTCTCTACCTTAGTTGCTGTTCTTTTCTTGCATCCTGCTCAAGTGCATGAAAATCTATAGACAGCAATGCAACCAATCCATTGACCACTTCTAGACCAGACAATATCTGGAGAATCCTCTTTCTTTCCGTGTTCCATTTTGCACTAGTGTCAAGAGGAGCACAAAGTGCCATCCGAACAAGGCAAGGTAAAATACATCGCAGCTCCTTCTCAGGGATTTCCAACAGGTCTTTAATGTTAACATCCCTTAATGCTTCAAATACAGAAGAGCTGACGGTCCTCACATCCACCATGGTGGACTAAAAGGCGATTATAATCGTGTTTTTTGCCGGAGAATTTGattggagacaagaccacaattgattttttaagccttttagcagttaaattgtcaatgtttgaccgcgacgcatcaaagaacgcgtcaagtagtgaaactgaaattcggatatgacatacgggttagtcttgcgagtaactggtgcgatggaaattggtgattgaccacggaaatttttttataatcgacaaattagacagactttgatatttccactgttttcagccaactggcagaaaaaactcaaaacacgccccctattacccaattagcaaaattcgaaactaattttttcatcaaataatttctttatatctgtagacttgccacagcaaatattttttcaatacctctccaaatatgtacttgagagtaaaaaacatgcactcgtctaattgataggcctcgaccctccaacctatgaatattcattagtggtcttgtctcattgtTTTCGAAAACATGGGCGCTGACATGACAGTGTTCAGCAGATAATAGAAAAGttactttttttatttctatcTAGAAATATCTGAGTATCCTACAAGAAATAGAAGATATTCTTTTAAGTCAGTTCATCGtaacaaataatttcaaaattgatttttgaatttTATATAAGATGTTTTCATAACGCAATGGTGGTACCGGAGTAAATCATGGCTTCAGAAAATGGCCACAAGAGGATTGAGTACTCTTCCTTTGTCGGGTAAATTTGCTTGAAATCTCCCGatttccaatcaaaattccTTGCAAAAGCAACTTGATACTACAATCCAAGCGATATTGCGTATATTTGATAAATCTCCATGCCATCTACTAAGAAATAAAGCCTCTAGCCCAACTTAAAAATGAGGACCCGATCAAATTTCCAGCCTGTGTAAAAGTAAATTTAGTCCCGTGGAGAAATAGTCCGAGCACTATATTGGTCAATGTTGATTCACTATCATCCCTCTTGTAGCTAAGGAGGAGCTGTCCTTGTTAAGAATTGGTTAACCATCCAAGACCATTCAAATCCAAGTGATTTTCATTCATCGTTCTTTTTTCCAGAAACTGAAGACCAGCAGAAACTGCGATTTCAAGTTGAGTTGGAATTTGTTCAGTGCCTAGCTAACCCGAATTACTTGAACTGTACGTATCATTGTATCATTATGAATCTTCATGACATCAGGTTTTAGCTGAGACAAGAGTACTTTAGCTAAGAGAGAGTATTGTAAAAGTACCGTATTGTagtactggtaggcctacatgtatatttattttgTAATACCCTTGGTTTCCCTTCCTTCCAGTTTTGTCTCAAAGAGGTTATTTTAAGGAGCAGACCTTTGTCAACTATTTGAAGTATCTACTCTACTGGAAGGAGCCCGAGTACTCCAAGTACCTGAAGTGAGTGGAAATTCCAGTTATTTTGTGGGTGGGCTTCAGAAATAGTAGTGGTTATTTAATCTCCAGCACTGCAGTTAAATTAGAACTAAAGAGGGCGATTCCCATCAGGAGTTTTTACAGTCTGAGGTCAGCATCGTTATTGGCTAGCATCCAAGTTGTCTTTTTACAATACTGCATGTTTCAGTACCAGATGAATGCATAACAAGTACAGTACAACATTTTAAGACGGCGTGAAAAGACAAAAAAGATTCTCTCACTTGATGACAGCAGACTAAATGTTATCCTTTAATTTCAGATATCCCCAGTGTTTGGCATTCTTGGACCTACTTCAGTATGAACATTTCCGAAAAGAAATAGTTAACGGACAGTGTGCGAAGTTCATTGACGATCAACAGTTACTGCACTGGCAACATTATCAAAGGAAGCGAATGAAACTAATCCAAGCTCAGGCTGAGCAGACCCAACAAAACGTGCAAAAGGGTTCTTGATAACTTAAGACGAGAGTTCATCAGGGTGCTTCTTATAAAGACATCTTGAGAGGCTGTATTGACTGTGTTACGATGTCTGCATCACTGTATCGTAGATTCATGCAACTGTGTCAAAAATGGCCAGTGGATGCAACTAAAAGTGGCAGAGATCTTGGATCTGTCATACGCCGGAATGTTGCTAAGGCGTTTCGTCATGGTGAAACTTCTGATGTAAATGTTGCAGAGTGTGAAAGAACTTACGAAATTCTTGCTCGACTTAATAGTAATCACTATAAGATAAAGTACGCCCGTATCAATGATACGTGTGCTACTGGACTCTCATTGGAAGAGGTCCATCTGGTGAATTCAACAGAAAGTATGAAACTTGTGAATAAAGATGACCAGGAAACTGTCGAAAGACTTATAAGCAGGGCCAATGAAGCTGACAAGATGTGATTTTAATGAGTGGTTTTGGCAGTTCAGTCAGTAAACCTCAATACATTTATACTATGACTAGTAACTAAGAGAATTTCATCATGCATCTTATGAAATACGATGCTACTTCATGTGTACTTTTGTCATCAGGGTGGTTTAACTTGTAAAATTTTTGTTGTGCATAGGTAGTTTTGGTAATAAATATGATGTGCTTAAGTACCTAAGTAATTGTTATTCTATCCAATCTTTTCataaatgcatgcatgcagcaATACAAAGTACAATGTATTCGACTTGCTGTGACCCAATATAAGACATGAGGCAGAATCAACAGGGCAGACGATGTTAAGGACGACCTTGGTATCCATGATCGTTTTATAACTTCATTTGAGCTGGAATCTGATTACCTAGTAGGCTGACCAAAGTTTGTCTGATAGAACACAGTGCCGGTGTCTTTTCGGAGTAAATGTTGGGAGGAATGTAAAATGAAATAGCctgaccaaatcagttgtccCTGGTGTTAAAGTTCCACCACTACAGAGTCTGTGGCACATCTTGTGGCTATACAGTAGTAGTCAATAAATGACACTCCATTATCATGACTGTCTCAACCAATCTTGTCCATAGACCAACACCAGGGACAACCAGGTTCCAAAGGACAGTCTCGGTTTTCAATGCGCTCCTCCATTTCCAACTGTGATGAATAAAATCATTCTGAATCAATGTTTGTTTCTTTGCCCCTGCAACCTAGTTCGTCGCCAGCTCAGACCGCCAAAAACGATATAAGACAGTCACCAGTCCTTGGGCCATCATCcacttgaaaaaaaagaagaaacaattTCTTTTAAGCAATATGCTAATTTAATAATTAGTAGTCTCAAGTGTATTTGCTAGCAAATGCCAGCTATACAATACTTCATACAAAGTGATTTCATCACTTGATGAAGTGACTGACGTTACATGGGTACAAAATTAATTAGTCTAATTAATTATGCTGTGATCCAACCAGAAGAAATTGGAGGATTTGAGCCCAATAAACAGCTATAAAACTTCGCATCTCCTGGAATGTCCTATACATGTACCGCATCTACACCTGAATGCTTGATTATACATGAATAATACTTTGTCTGGTAAAATCACAATGATGCTACAGGGACTCTGATATACTGTGTCTTGAATTCCCTACAACCGACAATCTTGGCCTTTCAAAAGCAATGTGACCATCATAGAATTTCACCTGTTTTACTATAACAAAGAAATACACAGCAAATCAAAAAGATGACACACAACTTACAATCAGTCACATTATTTTAACAGTAATCAAGAATATAGAGGAAAAGTACATGGCAATGTACATGCAGTTCACAATACCGGTAATACCATGCCAATGTATCATGTCAGAAAATGCTTGTAATGCTTGGAGTTaaggattatcatcatcatcatcatcttttctTCAATCGTTATCAGCTGCTTCATGACCAAAAACTGACTGGTCATATAGGTGCTAAGGTGAGTTACACCGGTGGACTGATCGAAAATCGAGTATCATATGAATACAACAAAAATGTTGTGACAACTTAATACCTATTAATATTGAATAtctaataaataaataacagtAACAGTACTTCTTTATAAGGGCAGAAATAATGAAGAATATTTATCTACGAACACTGAAGGATTCCTC
This is a stretch of genomic DNA from Lineus longissimus chromosome 2, tnLinLong1.2, whole genome shotgun sequence. It encodes these proteins:
- the LOC135483233 gene encoding mediator of RNA polymerase II transcription subunit 31-like; this translates as MATRGLSTLPLSETEDQQKLRFQVELEFVQCLANPNYLNFLSQRGYFKEQTFVNYLKYLLYWKEPEYSKYLKYPQCLAFLDLLQYEHFRKEIVNGQCAKFIDDQQLLHWQHYQRKRMKLIQAQAEQTQQNVQKGS
- the LOC135483232 gene encoding integrator complex subunit 2-like, whose protein sequence is MVDVRTVSSSVFEALRDVNIKDLLEIPEKELRCILPCLVRMALCAPLDTSAKWNTERKRILQILSGLEVVNGLVALLSIDFHALEQDARKEQQLRAKIGGSQNDSILISQLQHGIAIEFERSDAARKLRLVLSELLFVMSQIREPRSDFYTKSSDLFDSEVYLEEVSDVMCIAQAELPNLLPMTDVSETLLHMKNGNWLLSRLVANAPDSFLEVCTSLVMNGEKQEEESLGGRKRSDALQMLCEMNPAQILHVRAICVSNCRLPSLAVQLTLHHCQHSEEDGEEDDSGVNELVSFISGLLLGSDTNVRNWFAQFVRNGQKKKETSPSTLSFLRQHLLQELNKLFKEGSNKLPEEHIVQASAFTRLYCALKGIAGLRFSDDESKALLRLVTCHPPPSLGGVRLVTLGLCMLIGCPQLISGQEPERTAVEWIKWLVKEESKFEIASGVAASFGEMLFLIAIHFHGNQTQAIAELVCTTLGMKSAVKANALSRLKQIFTQDIFNEQVVTSHAVKVAVTPRLNADLAGFLPIHCIFQLLKSRAFSKHKVPIKDWIYRQICSSAPPLHPLLPPLIETFITSILMPSIKTAGHTNEPFTEEEIISIFKSSALMKTSQADAMEVDSDTNNLDSFTSQLLMLYYILLYEDCLMSNMKSIVASSRRVKRYSQNLISQLPIKYLLQQAQREQQLYAGLFSPMLKLLATHFPHLCLVQDWLDEELHFDVKGPHHPVNLNVSVCNGKTIQQAFDCLGESSTPLLMQLEYLQSLPMAEIIKNADVIIENLPKLLEEKVPRKLQDLVQNIWVQFNTVMTRRLRVMTVNALRSNGMQKGLPYTEDDMTVDPLIVLRCDVRVFRCPPILEIVLRTLLSYLQASRAYLTSHCLTNPIQEKNGPSTANQEREELKNALIATQESTAVQILLEACLPRPEEKGKEEAQNNLREIHCLICSHLHQVFIADPNLAKLVHFQGYPSELLPMTVRGIPSMHICLDFIPELLSQPDMHKQIFSIELVSFLSLQYALPKSLGIAKLAVSVMTTLLGVLTADSRSKFFLPVLPALVRIGQAFPPLCEDIINLLTQLGHVCAAHISATRNKLVTSSKRDEDDIFRAQPNISQSTSEDHKLFEELTHTFSQIVQNTVIVKSVT